The Xenopus tropicalis strain Nigerian chromosome 2, UCB_Xtro_10.0, whole genome shotgun sequence genome window below encodes:
- the fmod gene encoding fibromodulin, translating into MKLLLFLLFISVCNVSWCQYDEYDSHWWIAYLHSQQYSYGPSYDYEPVPALPTASDCPQECECPPNYPTAMYCDGRDLKYMPYVPARIKYAYFQNNHISAIPDGAFDNATGLVWLALHGNQIVSDKVGRKIFSKLRGLERIYLQHNNLTRIPTGLPRSLHEIHLSSNQISRFPSNSFEGLENLTALYLHENQIQEVGNALKGLKSLVHLDISNNQLRKLPDSLPGSLEQMYMEYNQLSNVPNEYFKSYPRLQYVRISHNRLTNDGIQGNTFNTSSLVELDLSFNQLNRIPPVNTNLQHLYLQGNKIEEFSVKSFCTFVDITSFSQLQVLRLEGNEIKANAIPPDTPLCLRKADIIHM; encoded by the exons ATGAAACTTTTGTTGTTTCTTCTATTCATCTCTGTGTGTAATGTTTCCTGGTGCCAGTATGATGAATATGATTCTCATTGGTGGATTGCCTATTTGCACAGTCAGCAATACAGCTATGGACCCTCCTATGACTATGAGCCCGTCCCAGCACTTCCAACTGCCAGTGACTGCCCCCAGGAGTGTGAGTGCCCCCCTAACTATCCAACAGCCATGTACTGTGATGGGCGTGATCTCAAGTACATGCCCTATGTCCCAGCTAGAATCAAATATGCATACTTCCAAAACAACCATATAAGTGCAATTCCAGACGGAGCCTTTGATAATGCCACTGGGTTGGTATGGTTAGCACTGCATGGGAACCAGATTGTAAGTGACAAAGTAGGCAGAAAGATATTCTCCAAACTTCGAGGGTTAGAGAGGATATATCTGCAACATAACAATCTGACCCGCATTCCCACTGGCCTGCCTCGCTCACTGCATGAGATACACCTTTCTTCCAATCAGATCTCTCGATTTCCATCAAATTCTTTTGAGGGTCTTGAGAACCTCACTGCACTTTATCTACATGAAAATCAAATTCAAGAGGTAGGGAATGCTCTAAAAGGGTTGAAGTCCCTGGTGCACTTGGACATTAGCAACAATCAACTTCGCAAGCTACCTGACTCATTACCAGGCTCTCTGGAACAGATGTATATGGAGTACAATCAACTCAGTAATGTTCCTAATGAGTATTTTAAGTCCTATCCAAGGCTTCAGTATGTAAGGATATCACATAATCGTCTTACCAATGACGGGATCCAAGGAAATACATTCAACACTAGCAGCCTTGTAGAGCTAGATCTATCTTTCAACCAGCTAAATCGTATTCCACCTGTGAACACTAATCTGCAACATCTATACCTGCAGGGAAATAAAATTGAAG AGTTTTCAGTTAAAAGTTTTTGTACATTTGTGGACATCACCAGCTTCTCTCAGCTTCAAGTTTTACGTCTTGAAGGTAATGAAATTAAGGCTAATGCTATTCCACCGGACACACCACTCTGCCTTCGTAAAGCTGACATCATCCATATGTAG